A single window of Flavobacterium aestivum DNA harbors:
- a CDS encoding HD domain-containing protein has product MDLNTIYTNLLLNIGFNAKDIQQKWADLEKVYSKKSRHYHNLTHLKEMIESFEIYSNQLQNPNEILFSIFYHDFVYSASKKDNELKSAELALSILPEKHTLNSQLIFDAICATQLHAHNSIEDTNWLIDFDLKILAKDWDDYKIYFEQIRKEYRIYPNLLYKPGRAKALKHFLENEFIFQTKEFRDLYEEKARSNIEKEISLLT; this is encoded by the coding sequence ATGGATTTGAATACAATTTATACCAATTTACTTCTGAATATAGGCTTTAATGCAAAAGATATTCAGCAAAAATGGGCAGATTTAGAAAAGGTATATTCCAAGAAATCAAGACATTATCATAATCTCACACATCTAAAAGAAATGATTGAGAGTTTTGAAATCTATTCTAATCAGCTACAAAATCCGAATGAAATATTATTTTCTATTTTTTATCATGATTTTGTGTATTCAGCTTCAAAAAAAGATAATGAACTAAAAAGTGCTGAATTGGCTTTGTCTATTTTACCAGAAAAACACACCCTCAATAGTCAATTGATTTTTGATGCCATCTGTGCAACACAGCTTCACGCACACAATTCTATTGAAGATACAAATTGGTTAATCGATTTTGATTTGAAAATTCTGGCGAAAGATTGGGACGATTATAAAATCTATTTTGAGCAGATAAGAAAAGAATACCGCATTTATCCTAATCTTCTCTACAAACCCGGACGCGCAAAAGCCCTGAAGCATTTTCTGGAAAATGAATTTATTTTTCAAACCAAAGAGTTCAGAGATTTATATGAAGAAAAAGCCAGATCCAATATTGAAAAAGAAATTTCATTGTTAACGTAA